The sequence TATACCAGATATGCCTACTTCCTTTCGGTGGATTTGTAAAGATGGCAGGGGACGATTATGATGAAACTAAAAAATCGGAAAAATGGGAATATATGGGAAAAAGTCCAGGTCATAGAGCCCAAATTATATTGGCTGGTTCTTTTAACAACCTTCTGTTGGGGGTGTTGCTTTTAATACCTGTTTTTATGTTGGGTGTGCCGGGATATGAGGGTACAAAGATAGGTTCTTTTGTGGAAGGTCTACCGGCTTCTAATTCTGGGTTGATGGTTGGAGACGAGGTTCTTGAGGTAAACGGAAAAGTATGTAAAGAATGGTTTGATGTTTTGATGAATATAAGGCAGTCTATAGATGCAGACAATACCGCAAACATACTCTTAAAGGTTAACCGTGACGGTGAAATTCTCTCTTTTAATGTTGCGCCAGCCCCGTATGTTGAATCTGGAGATACCTCTGCTAAAGCTGTCTTTATTCTTGGTCTTTCGCCTATGGAAAAAATAGAAAAATATAATCTTTTTGCGTCTATAGTTAGGGCAGGTAAAGAGTTTAAAAAGATGATATACGGGATATTTATGGCAATGAAAATGCTTTTTACTCGACAAGTTTCTGCAAAAAATTTGACCGGACCTATCGGTATCGCTCAATGGGGGGCTGAAATAGTCCATTACGGGCTTGGGAAATTTTTATATTTTATGGCGTTCATTAGTATAAATCTTGGGGTAATAAACCTAATGCCTTTCCCAGTACTTGATGGAGGTCACCTGTTTGGAATTTTTCTTGAGAAAGTTACTGG is a genomic window of bacterium containing:
- the rseP gene encoding RIP metalloprotease RseP; this translates as MILSVVAVLLMFSVIILVHEAGHFLFAKKVGVRVEKFSLGFGPKLFSWQKGETIYQICLLPFGGFVKMAGDDYDETKKSEKWEYMGKSPGHRAQIILAGSFNNLLLGVLLLIPVFMLGVPGYEGTKIGSFVEGLPASNSGLMVGDEVLEVNGKVCKEWFDVLMNIRQSIDADNTANILLKVNRDGEILSFNVAPAPYVESGDTSAKAVFILGLSPMEKIEKYNLFASIVRAGKEFKKMIYGIFMAMKMLFTRQVSAKNLTGPIGIAQWGAEIVHYGLGKFLYFMAFISINLGVINLMPFPVLDGGHLFGIFLEKVTGFVPKRKTLEIIQYIGMVCILFLALFVTYNDIVRVLQNIARPR